A window of the Maylandia zebra isolate NMK-2024a unplaced genomic scaffold, Mzebra_GT3a scaffold01, whole genome shotgun sequence genome harbors these coding sequences:
- the LOC143415622 gene encoding uncharacterized protein LOC143415622, translating into MKSFVPFLLLVHVSHHASGVEVYEGEESVLLPCQVPVNASSSSTAVVWDRDEFKIPTVHMRVQSGDDILNHQNHRYTNRTSMKADALQTGDLSLTLRNPTVSDGGTYTCIVRKYGQDQSKTHVQLKVKERPPTWLWALFVVLAILALLAVSGIIMCYRYKWIKRPADSQVLMVEMLEGDQKSVLLPFKTTEDLPQDATVEWRLTDPKHMQVHVYDSGKNQPDKQDEVYQGRTEMKEEPLRDKDLSLKLKEPRVTDTGVYTCNVSSKDGSLLLQKVVSLTVRESQMETVEVTEWNKSVLLPFKTKDDLSQDATVEWRRSDSKHKKVHMFQSSQHLSGEQDEIYRGRTEMNKEALRIGDLSLTLKDLRLTDSGVYTCTVCTHGKVLKQKVVVLSVRVYELQTVEVTRGVKRVMLPFKTTADLLEDVRVEWRRTDLEDVKVLMHENHQKKHEEQHQDYQGRTEMNEELLRTGDLSLTLNFPRFIDSGVYTCTVYKNDGAILKQKVVILTIRDYQVEIVEVTKGKKSVLLPFKTTPGLPDDVTVEWRRGDAKVTVHTYQDGQNLLEEQGQDYRGLTEMNEEPLRTGDLSLTLKDLQKNHSGFYMCTVSQGEDILRQKGVTLTFRGKHGASFTEQFQGFRNKKKSMTDGPSSSVIHESIPLTTKEAS; encoded by the exons ATGAAGAGCTTCGTGCCCTTCCTGCTGCTCGTGCACG TTTCCCATCATGCCTCAGGGGTGGAGGTGTATGAAGGGGAGGAGTCTGTCCTGCTGCCCTGTCAGGTACCTGTTAATGCTTCCAGTAGCTCCACAGCAGTGGTCTGGGACCGTGATGAGTTCAAGATCCCAACAGTCCACATGCGTGTGCAGAGCGGCGATGATATTCTGAACCATCAGAACCATCGTTACACCAACCGAACATCGATGAAAGCCGACGCCCTGCAGACTGGAGACCTCAGCCTCACCCTGAGGAACCCTACAGTCTCTGATGGTGGGACCTACACCTGCATCGTCCGCAAATATGGACAAGATCAGAGCAAGACCCATGTGCaactgaaggtcaaag AGCGACCTCCGACTTGGCTCTGGGCTCTCTTTGTTGTCCTGGCTATCTTGGCTCTCCTGGCTGTCAGTGGGATCATCATGTGTTATAGATATAAATGGATCAAACGCCCAGCAG ACAGCCAGGTATTGATGGTGGAGATGTTGGAGGGAGACCAGAAGTCTGTCCTGCTGCCCTTTAAGACCACAGAGGATCTTCCCCAGGACGCCACAGTGGAGTGGAGACTCACTGACCCCAAACACATGCAGGTTCACGTGTATGACAGTGGAAAAAATCAGCCGGACAAACAGGACGAGGTGTACCAAGGCCGCACAGAGATGAAGGAAGAGCCACTGAGAGATAAAGACCTCAGTCTGAAACTAAAGGAGCCCCGCGTTACTGACACCGGAGTCTACACCTGCAACGTCAGCAGCAAGGATGGAAGCCTCCTACTTCAGAAAGTGGTGTCTCTCACTGTCAGAG AGAGCCAGATGGAGACGGTGGAGGTGACAGAATGGAACAAGTCTGTCCTGCTGCCCTTTAAAACCAAAGATGACCTTTCTCAGGATGCCACAGTGGAGTGGAGACGCTCAGACTCCAAACACAAAAAAGTTCACATGTTTCAGAGCAGCCAGCACCTTTCAGGTGAACAGGACGAGATTTACAGAGGTCGCACAGAGATGAACAAAGAGGCACTGAGAAtcggagacctcagtctgaccctgaaagaCCTCCGACTAACTGACAGTGGAGTCTACACCTGTACTGTCTGCACGCATGGAAAAGTCCTAAAACAGAAAGTGGTGGTGCTCAGTGtcagag TCTACGAGCTTCAGACAGTGGAGGTGACACGGGGGGTGAAGCGCGTTATGCTTCCCTTCAAAACCACAGCTGACCTGCTTGAGGACGTCAGAGTGGAGTGGAGACGTACAGACCTTGAAGATGTGAAGGTCCTCATGCATGAGAACCACCAAAAAAAGCATGAAGAGCAACACCAGGACTATCAAGGCCGCACTGAGATGAATGAAGAGCTACTGAGAAccggagacctcagtctgaccctgaattTCCCTCGATTTATTGACAGTGGAGTCTACACCTGCACCGTCTACAAAAATGATGGAGCCATCCTGAAACAGAAAGTAGTGATACTCACTATCAGAG ACTACCAGGTGGAAATAGTCGAAGTAACAAAGGGGAAGAAGTCTGTGCTGCTGCCCTTTAAAACCACTCCTGGTCTACCCGATGATGTCACAGTCGAGTGGAGGCGTGGTGATGCCAAAGTCACAGTCCACACCTATCAGGATGGCCAAAACCTGCTAGAAGAACAGGGACAGGATTATAGAGGTCTCACAGAGATGAATGAAGAGCCACTGAggactggagacctcagtctgaccctgaaagaTCTCCAAAAAAACCACAGTGGTTTCTACATGTGCACAGTCTCCCAGGGTGAAGACATCCTGAGACAGAAAGGAGTGACGCTTACTTTCAGAG gaaaACATGGTGCAAGCTTTACAGAGCAGTTTCAAGGCttcagaaataagaaaaaatccATGACTGATGGACCTTCTTCCTCTGT GATTCATGAATCTATTCCACTCACTACTAAAGAAGCAAGTTAA